The Physeter macrocephalus isolate SW-GA chromosome 13, ASM283717v5, whole genome shotgun sequence genome window below encodes:
- the LOC129392693 gene encoding basic salivary proline-rich protein 1-like, producing MGVFSSSRSARDAPGRDEGNSWSWANPGGRRRRAAGLLREGEGEGRAQPRRQRGILSPESAHQAPSPSRPHPLRGGGRLASPRGGNPPHLPRALAPGPRLAPPQSATGSAASPSAIRDPAKQYVRSRAARAPGPGRQRRGPARGARALAAKLGDLATPPRGCERGPEHPAAKLGVLAPSPPPGLCERGPERPRRRPSLPPPAPAPRPGRPRATPAASGRLTRPSGPRPHSRRPRAARQGAWDISGAAGSPRPRRASGDGGRAAGRLSRVGGRLRRPPSPISASRRLRLRLRLRRLRRSRPPPLSAALGWRLGGDKPHPVLAAAPRNEPPRPRPPPPSATRATPLGPVPALALVRRRRLRPRRRGPARQAPPPTPSLAAWEGGPGASGTPIGCVRLPSGPPLEGVVRRPVLQAQATPPHLHSTHTPPPSPPPLRLGQSGSGR from the exons ATGGGGGTGTTTTCCTCCTCACGTTCTGCCAGAGATGCACCAGGTAGAGATGAAGGCAACTCCTGGTCCTGG GCAAACCCTGGAGGGAGGAGGCGGAGGGCAGCAGGCCTGCtccgggagggggagggggaagggcgaGCGCAGCCTCGACGCCAGCGGGGAATCCTATCCCCCGAATCGGCCCACCAGGCGCCGTCCCCATCGCGCCCGCATCCGCTcaggggcggggggcggctcGCGTCACCGCGGGGCGGAAACCCCCCGCATTTGCCCCGAGCTCTTGCCCCGGGCCCGAGACTTGCCCCCCCGCAGTCGGCGACCGGCAGCGCTGCCTCCCCGTCCGCCATTAGAGACCCGGCCAAACAATACGTGCGGAGCCGAGCCGCGCGCGCGCCGGGGCCGGGGCGGCAGAGGAGGGGACCGGCGCGGGGGGCCCGCGCCCTCGCCGCCAAACTTGGGGACCTCGCGACGCCGCCGAGAGGGTGCGAGCGCGGCCCCGAGCACCCAGCCGCCAAACTTGGGGTCCTCGCGCCGTCGCCGCCGCCGGGACTGTGCGAGCGCGGCCCCGAGCGCCCACGGAGGCGCCCCTCCCTCCCGccgcctgcccccgccccccgccccgggcggCCCCGAGCGACCCCCGCCGCCAGCGGCCGCCTCACCCGGCCCTCGGGGCCGCGCCCGCACTCCCGCAGACCGCGGGCCGCCCGCCAAGGCGCCTGGGACATCAGCGGAGCCGCCGGCAGCCCGAGGCCCCGACGCGCTAGCGGCGACGGCGGCCGCGCCGCGGGGCGCTTGTCCCGGGTCGGTGGGAGGCTCCGGAGGCCGCCCTCACCCATCTCCGCCTCCCggcgcctccgcctccgcctccgcctccggAGGCTGCGCCGCTCCCGGCCACCCCCACTGTCGGCGGCCCTGGGCTGGAGACTCGGCGGGGACAAGCCTCACCCGGTTCTGGCTGCGGCTCCGCGGAACGAacctccccgcccccggccccccccccctTCGGCAACACGCGCAACTCCGCTCGGTCCAGTCCCGGCTTTAGCGCTGGTGAGGAGGCGGAGGCTGCGGCCGCGGCGGCGCGGCCCGGCCCGGCAAGCCCCGCCCCCCACGCCCTCACTGGCGGCCTGGGAGGGCGGGCCAGGGGCCTCGGGCACGCCCATTGGCTGCGTCCGCCTTCCTTCAGGACCCCCCCTCGAGGGGGTGGTCCGACGCCCTGTCCTTCAGGCGCAGGCCACACCCCCGCACCTCCATTccacccacaccccccccccttccccgcccccactcCGGCTCGGCCAGTCAGGGTCGGGCCGATGA